A single region of the Candidatus Sungiibacteriota bacterium genome encodes:
- a CDS encoding calcium/sodium antiporter, with the protein MTLSILLFIAGFYVLVRGANFLVDGASSIARLFHISNFVVGLVIVGIGTSIPEFAISFIANLTGASDIGFGTIVGSNTFNIFFILGLTAAAFTLRLHPIWVERDLKWNMLAVATAVIFAFSLGNGGISRLEAAVMLGLFLLWLYVTIKKTNNVVDDEKPIRVIAFPLAFGLMLAGLLGIFLGGKWVVDGAEVLARALGMSEALIGLTVVGLGTSLPELAVTFVAAYRDRPGIAIGNIIGSNIFDFLVILGVSALARPVFVAPGFFTDAVITLLASALLYGFMFVGTPYILKRWQGLVFVFLYIVYLFYIIGRG; encoded by the coding sequence ATGACACTTTCTATTTTATTATTTATTGCAGGTTTCTACGTGCTCGTAAGGGGAGCGAATTTTCTCGTTGATGGCGCTTCATCCATAGCCAGGCTTTTTCATATTTCAAATTTTGTAGTGGGGCTTGTTATTGTCGGTATCGGCACATCCATTCCCGAGTTTGCGATATCTTTTATTGCCAATCTTACGGGGGCGAGCGATATTGGTTTCGGTACTATCGTGGGAAGCAATACCTTCAACATCTTTTTTATTTTGGGCCTTACGGCCGCCGCCTTTACACTTCGCCTACATCCGATATGGGTTGAGCGCGACCTCAAGTGGAATATGCTTGCCGTAGCAACTGCTGTTATTTTTGCATTTTCTCTGGGAAATGGCGGTATTTCCAGACTCGAGGCGGCGGTGATGCTGGGTTTGTTTCTTCTTTGGCTCTACGTAACGATTAAAAAAACAAATAATGTTGTTGATGACGAGAAGCCGATTCGCGTGATAGCTTTTCCGTTAGCATTCGGACTTATGCTTGCGGGTCTTTTGGGGATATTTCTTGGCGGTAAGTGGGTGGTTGACGGGGCGGAGGTCCTGGCGCGCGCTTTGGGCATGAGTGAAGCGCTTATTGGTTTAACTGTTGTTGGTTTGGGCACTTCGCTGCCGGAGTTAGCCGTTACCTTTGTGGCTGCTTACCGCGATCGGCCCGGAATTGCTATTGGCAATATCATTGGATCTAACATTTTTGATTTTCTTGTGATTCTTGGCGTTTCTGCTCTCGCGCGTCCTGTTTTCGTAGCGCCCGGATTTTTCACTGATGCCGTAATCACTCTTCTTGCTTCAGCCCTTCTTTACGGCTTTATGTTTGTGGGCACCCCTTATATACTTAAACGTTGGCAGGGACTAGTGTTCGTCTTTCTCTATATTGTTTACCTATTTTATATAATTGGTAGAGGATAA